A genome region from Tachyglossus aculeatus isolate mTacAcu1 chromosome 1, mTacAcu1.pri, whole genome shotgun sequence includes the following:
- the EIF4G1 gene encoding eukaryotic translation initiation factor 4 gamma 1 isoform X4, with amino-acid sequence MNKAPQPTGPPPAPSPGLPQPAFPPGQAAPVVFNAPQATPMNTPSQPRQGGFRSLQHFYPSRAQPPSSAASRVQSAAPARPGPAAHVYPAGSQVMMIPSQLSYQASQGAYYIPGQYPVQPGAPSFYTSASPTEFGTYAGAYYPAQGVQQFPAGVAPAPVMMNQPPQMAAPKRERKTIRIRDPNQGGKDITEEIMSGARTSSTPTPPQAGGSLEPQANGEAAHVAVVVRPDDRPQGIPAGGRAGAAPEQSPSESPSQTPLPSPARSPPSLVEQGPEPGAPAPAGPGDTGTPGSPGVAPVTLPAEPPVPHEARDPACPSAQPPGPPEPPAGEEASAPSPPPEPEPEPPAALRGPGSPPPPPESEAAPEPNGLSPSEEPEPEPTAAPPPLACPPEPVLAAPTAQPEELPNGTPSPPATDLNPISEPEEPPQEQPQEQPQEPPQEQPEELPATALPDAPLAVPPAAPPAQVEEEEEEEEEEEEEEEEEEEGGGEEEEGGEAQEGKGGESSLPESTPVPAPPTQSPEETATAVAVSVPKRKRRIKELNKKEAVGDLLDAFKEVSDGVSEVENQPPAGPGPAAEPEGGGGAPAPAPPEDADETWEEKEDKTDNAENIQPGDQKYQYKEENWKPLNPEEKKRYDREFLLGFQFIFASMQKPEGLPHISDVVLDKANKTPLRPLDPTRLTGMNCGPDFTPSFANLGRPTLSSRGPPRGGPGGGPGGELLPRGPPAGLGPRRSQQGLRKEPRKIIATVSLSEDVKLNKAEKAWKPSSKRGPTEKERGEEDVDSKTQDLFRRVRSILNKLTPQMFQQLMRQVTELAIDTEERLKGVIDLIFEKAISEPNFSVAYANMCRCLMGLKVPTTDKPAVTVNFRKLLLNRCQKEFEKDKDDDEVFEKKQKEMDEAATPEEKARLKEELEEARDIARRRSLGNIKFIGELFKLKMLTEAIMHDCVVKLLKNHDEESLECLCRLLTTIGKDLDFEKAKPRMDQYFNQMEKIIKEKKTSSRIRFMLQDVLDLRRSSWVPRRGDQGPKTIDQIHKEAELEEHREHIKVQQLMAKGGDKRRGPPGPPPGSRGLIVDDGGWNTVPISKGSRPIDTSRLTKITKPGSIDSNNQLFAPGGRLSWGKGSSGGTGAKPPETASESGRSATSTLNRFSALQQAAPADSADTRRVVQRSSLSRERGEKAGERGERGERGERGERSERGDRPERARAPLTKRSFSKEPEERSRERPLPTDGLRKASSLTEDRGRDPAKQEAALPPAAPQKAALSEEELEKKSKAIIEEFLHLNDMKEAVQCVQELASPSLLFIFVRNGIESTLERSTIAREHMGQLLHQLISAGHLLSTQYYQGLHEILEVAEDMEIDIPHVWLYLAELVTPLLHEGGLLMGELFREIAKPLRPLGKASPLLLEILRLLCKGVGPKKTGSLWREAELSWKEFLPEDRDVNAFIAEQKLEYTLGEEPETPSQTEELPSEELSKQLEKLLKENTNNQGVYEWIETNLSEPQVASNTLVRALMTAVCYSAIIFESPLRVDVAVLKARAKLLQKYLNDEQKELQALYALQALVVTLEQPANLLRMFFDTLYDEDVVKEEAFYSWESSKDPAEQQGKGVALKSVTAFFTWLREAEEESDPN; translated from the exons ATGAACAAAGCTCCACAGCCCAcaggccccccgcccgccccgtccCCCGGACTCCCGCAG CCGGCGTTCCCCCCGGGGCAGGCGGCACCGGTGGTGTTCAACGCGCCGCAAGCGACACCAATGAACACGCCTTCTCAGCCCCGCCAG GGAGGATTCAGGTCTCTGCAG CACTTCTACCCGAGCCGGGCACAACCCCCCAGCAGCGCCGCCTCCCGAGTGCAAAGCGcggcccccgcccggcccggcccggccgcccacgTCTACCCTGCTGGCTCCCAAGTGATGATGATTCCCTCCCAGCTCTCCTACCAGGCCTCCCAGGGCGCCTACTACATCCCCGGACAG TACCCCGTGCAGCCGGGAGCCCCCAGCTTCTATACCAGCGCCAGCCCCACCGAGTTCGGCACCTACG CGGGCGCCTACTACCCGGCGCAGGGCGTGCAGCAGTTCCCGGCCGGCGTGGCCCCCGCCCCTGTCATGATGAACCAGCCGCCCCAGATGGCGGCTCCCAAGAGGGAGCGCAAGACG ATCCGGATTCGCGATCCCAATCAAGGAGGAAAAGATATCACGGAGGAAATCATGTCCGGGGCCCGGACCTCGTCCACCCCCACGCCCCCTCAG GCGGGTGGAAGTCTGGAGCCGCAGGCCAACGGAGAGGCCGCTCACGTAGCCGTCGTGGTCCGGCCGG ACGACCGGCCGCAGGGCATCCCGGCGGGAGGCCGGGCAGGAGCCGCTCCGGAGCAGAGCCCCTCGGAGTCCCCCTCGCagacccccctgccctccccggcCCGCTCGCCCCCCTCGCTCGTCGAGCAGGGGCCTGAGCCcggcgccccggccccggccggccccgggGACACAGGGACGCCGGGGTCGCCGGGGGTCGCGCCGGTGACTTTGCCGGCCGAGCCGCCCGTCCCCCACGAAGCCAGGGACCCGGCTTGCCCCTCCGCGCAGCCCCCCGGCCCTCCGGAGCCGCCGGCGGGGGAGGAGGCTTCGGCCCCGAGCCCGCCGCCCGAGCCCGAGCCCGAGCCCCCGGCCGCTCTCCGGGGCCCCGGttcccccccgccgcctcccgAGTCGGAGGCCGCTCCCGAGCCCAACGGCCTGTCTCCGTCCgaagagccggagccggagccgacGGCCGCGCCCCCGCCCCTGGCCTGCCCCCCGGAACCCGTTTTGGCCGCCCCCACCGCTCAGCCCGAGGAGCTGCCCAACGGGACCCCCTCGCCCCCGGCCACGGACCTGAACCCCATCTCGGAGCCCGAGGAGCCGCCCCAGGAGCAGCCCCAGGAGCAGCCCCAGGAGCCGCCCCAGGAGCAGCCCGAAGAGCTTCCGGCCACGGCCCTCCCCGACGCTCCCCTTGCCGTCCCCCCGGCTGCTCCCCCTgcccaagtggaggaggaggaggaagaggaggaagaagaagaagaggaggaggaggaggaggaggaaggtggtggtgaagaggaggagggcggagaggcccaggaagggaaaggaggggaatcgTCTCTCCCGGAGAGCACCCCCGTCCCGGCTCCCCCTACCCAGAGTCCTGAAGAAACAGCCACGGCAG tggcAGTGTCGGTGCCAAAGAGGAAGCGGAGAATAAAGGAGttgaacaagaaggaggccgTGGGGGATCTTCTAGATGCCTTCAAGGAG GTGAGCGATGGGGTGTCCGAGGTGGAAAACCAGCCCCCCgcaggccccggccccgccgcagagcccgagggcggcggcggcgcccctgccccggccccgcccgAGGATGCGGACGAAacctgggaggagaaagaggataaaACGGACAATGCCGAGAACATCCAACCCGGAGACCAGAAGTACCAGTACAAAGAGG AAAACTGGAAGCCCCTGAACCCCGAGGAGAAGAAACGCTACGACCGCGAGTTCCTGCTCGGCTTCCAGTTCATCTTCGCCAGCATGCAGAAGCCCGAGGGTCTGCCGCACATCAGTGACGTCGTGCTGGACAAG GCCAACAAGACCCCCCTGCGTCCTCTGGACCCCACCCGGCTGACGGGCATGAACTGCGGACCCGACTTCACCCCGTCTTTCGCCAACCTCGGCCGGCCGACCCTCAGTAGCCGCGGCCCTCCGAGgggcgggccgggcggggggcccggCGGGGAGCTGCTGCCCCGCGGGCCG CCAGCCGGCCTGGGCCCCCGCCGCTCTCAGCAAGGCCTCCGCAAGGAGCCGCGCAAGATTATCGCCACGGTGTCCCTGAGCGAAGACGTCAAACTGAACAAGGCCGAGAAAGCCTGGAAGCCCAGCAGCAAGCGCGGCCCCACGGAGAAGGAGCGGGGCGAGGAAGATGTCGACAGCAAGACCCAG gaccTGTTCCGCAGGGTGCGCTCCATCCTGAACAAGTTGACGCCCCAGATGTTCCAGCAGCTGAtgcgacaagtgacggagctggccATCGACACCGAAGAGCGGCTCAAGGGGGTCATCGACCTCATCTTCGAGAAGGCCATCTCCGAGCCCAACTTCTCCGTGGCGTATGCCAACATGTGCCGCTGTCTCATGGGG TTGAAAGTGCCCACGACGGACAAGCCAGCCGTGACCGTGAACTTCCGGAAGCTGCTGCTGAACCGGTGTCAGAAGGAGTTTGAGAAGGACAAGGACGACGACGAAGTATTTgagaagaaacagaaagagatgGACGAGGCCGCCACG CCCGAAGAGAAGGCAAGGCtcaaggaggagctggaggaggcccGGGATATCGCCCGACGGCGATCCCTGGGGAACATCAAGTTCATCGGGGAGCTGTTCAAGCTGAAGATGCTGACGGAGGCCATCATGCACGACTGTGTGGTCAAGCTGCTCAAGAACCACGACGAAGAGTCCCTCGAGTGCCTCTGCCGCCTGCTCACCACCATCGGCAAGGACCTCGACTTTGAGAAGGCCAAG CCCCGCATGGATCAGTACTTCAACCAGATGGAGAAGATCATCAAGGAGAAGAAGACCTCATCCCGGATTCGATTCATGCTGCAGGATGTGCTGGATCTGCGCAGG AGCAGCTGGGTCCCGCgccggggagaccagggccccaAAACCATCGACCAGATCCACAAAGAGGCTGAGCTGGAAGAGCATCGGGAGCACATCAAAGTGCAGCAGCTCATGGCCAAGGGTGGTGACAAGCGCCGGGGGCCGCCCGGACCACCCCCAGGCA GCCGCGGTCTGATTGTGGACGACGGCGGCTGGAACACCGTCCCTATCAGCAAGGGCAGCAGGCCCATCGACACCTCCCGCCTCACCAAGATCACCaag cCTGGATCCATCGACTCCAACAACCAGCTGTTTGCACCCGGGGGGCGGCTGAGCTGGGGCAAGGGCAGCAGTGGCGGCACTGGGGCCAAGCCTCCTGAGACAG cGTCCGAGTCGGGCCGCTCAGCCACTAGCACCTTGAACCGCTTCTCAGCCCTTCAGCAGGCGGCACCCGCGGACAGCGCAGATACCCGGCGAGTAGTACAGAG GAGTAGCCTGAGCCGGGAACGGGGCGAGAAGGCcggagagaggggagagcggGGCGAGAGGGGCGAGCGGGGCGAGAGGAGCGAGCGGGGAGACAGGCCGGAGCGAGCCCGGGCCCCCCTCACCAAGCGCAGCTTCAGCAAGGAGCCGGAGGAGCGGAGCCGGGAACGGCCTCTCCCGACCGACGGGCTGCGCAAGGCGTCTAGTCTGACAGAGGACCGTGGCCGGGACCCTG CGAAGCAGGAGGCGGCCCTGCCCCCGGCAGCCCCCCAGAAGGCGGCCCTGTCAGAGGAGGAGTTAGAAAAGAAATCCAAGGCCATCATTGAGGAGTTCTTGCATCTCAATGACATGAAG GAGGCCGTGCAGTGCGTGCAGGAACTAGCCTCGCCCTCCCTGCTCTTCATCTTCGTGCGGAACGGCATCGAGTCGACGCTGGAGCGCAGCACCATCGCCCGCGAGCACATGGGCCAGCTGCTGCACCAGCTGATATCCGCGGGCCACCTCCTCTCCACCCAGTACTACCAGGG GCTCCACGAGATCCTGGAGGTGGCAGAAGACATGGAGATCGACATCCCCCACGTGTGGCTGTACCTGGCTGAACTGGTGACCCCCCTGCTGCATGAAGGGGGCCTTTTGATGGGGGAGCTGTTCAG GGAGATCGCCAAGCCTCTGAGGCCCCTGGGTAAGGCCAGCCCCCTGCTGCTGGAGATCCTGCGGCTGCTCTGCAAGGGTGTG GGTCCCAAGAAGACGGGGTCCCTGTGGCGAGAGGCGGAACTGAGCTGGAAGGAGTTCTTGCCGGAGGACCGGGACGTCAACGCCTTCATCGCCGAGCAG AAATTGGAGTACACGCTCGGGGAGGAACCCGAGACCCCCAGCCAAACAGAGGAACTGCCCTCAGAGGAACTGAGCAAGCAGTTAGAGAAGCTGCTGAAGGAGAACACCAACAACCAGGGCGTCTACGAGTGGATAGAG acCAACCTGAGTGAGCCGCAGGTGGCGTCCAATACGTTGGTGCGGGCTCTCATGACAGCGGTCTGCTACTCTGCCATTATCT TCGAATCTCCACTTCGGGTAGACGTGGCGGTGCTAAAAGCGCGAGCGAAACTGCTTCAGAAGTACCTGAACGATGAACAGAAGGAGCTCCAGGCCTTATACGCCCTCCAAGCCCTCGTAGTCACCCTGGAGCAGCCGGCCA ACTTGCTGCGGATGTTCTTCGACACGCTGTACGACGAGGACGTGGTGAAGGAGGAGGCCTTCTACAGTTGGGAAAGCAGCAAGGACCCCGCGGAGCAGCAAGGCAAGGGGGTGGCCCTCAAGTCCGTCACCGCTTTCTTCACGTGGCTGCGGGAGGCCGAAGAGGAGTCCGATCCCAATTGA
- the EIF4G1 gene encoding eukaryotic translation initiation factor 4 gamma 1 isoform X2 translates to MNKAPQPTGPPPAPSPGLPQPAFPPGQAAPVVFNAPQATPMNTPSQPRQHFYPSRAQPPSSAASRVQSAAPARPGPAAHVYPAGSQVMMIPSQLSYQASQGAYYIPGQGRSTYVVPTQQYPVQPGAPSFYTSASPTEFGTYAGAYYPAQGVQQFPAGVAPAPVMMNQPPQMAAPKRERKTIRIRDPNQGGKDITEEIMSGARTSSTPTPPQAGGSLEPQANGEAAHVAVVVRPDDRPQGIPAGGRAGAAPEQSPSESPSQTPLPSPARSPPSLVEQGPEPGAPAPAGPGDTGTPGSPGVAPVTLPAEPPVPHEARDPACPSAQPPGPPEPPAGEEASAPSPPPEPEPEPPAALRGPGSPPPPPESEAAPEPNGLSPSEEPEPEPTAAPPPLACPPEPVLAAPTAQPEELPNGTPSPPATDLNPISEPEEPPQEQPQEQPQEPPQEQPEELPATALPDAPLAVPPAAPPAQVEEEEEEEEEEEEEEEEEEEGGGEEEEGGEAQEGKGGESSLPESTPVPAPPTQSPEETATAVAVSVPKRKRRIKELNKKEAVGDLLDAFKEVSDGVSEVENQPPAGPGPAAEPEGGGGAPAPAPPEDADETWEEKEDKTDNAENIQPGDQKYQYKEENWKPLNPEEKKRYDREFLLGFQFIFASMQKPEGLPHISDVVLDKANKTPLRPLDPTRLTGMNCGPDFTPSFANLGRPTLSSRGPPRGGPGGGPGGELLPRGPPAGLGPRRSQQGLRKEPRKIIATVSLSEDVKLNKAEKAWKPSSKRGPTEKERGEEDVDSKTQDLFRRVRSILNKLTPQMFQQLMRQVTELAIDTEERLKGVIDLIFEKAISEPNFSVAYANMCRCLMGLKVPTTDKPAVTVNFRKLLLNRCQKEFEKDKDDDEVFEKKQKEMDEAATPEEKARLKEELEEARDIARRRSLGNIKFIGELFKLKMLTEAIMHDCVVKLLKNHDEESLECLCRLLTTIGKDLDFEKAKPRMDQYFNQMEKIIKEKKTSSRIRFMLQDVLDLRRSSWVPRRGDQGPKTIDQIHKEAELEEHREHIKVQQLMAKGGDKRRGPPGPPPGSRGLIVDDGGWNTVPISKGSRPIDTSRLTKITKPGSIDSNNQLFAPGGRLSWGKGSSGGTGAKPPETASESGRSATSTLNRFSALQQAAPADSADTRRVVQRSSLSRERGEKAGERGERGERGERGERSERGDRPERARAPLTKRSFSKEPEERSRERPLPTDGLRKASSLTEDRGRDPAKQEAALPPAAPQKAALSEEELEKKSKAIIEEFLHLNDMKEAVQCVQELASPSLLFIFVRNGIESTLERSTIAREHMGQLLHQLISAGHLLSTQYYQGLHEILEVAEDMEIDIPHVWLYLAELVTPLLHEGGLLMGELFREIAKPLRPLGKASPLLLEILRLLCKGVGPKKTGSLWREAELSWKEFLPEDRDVNAFIAEQKLEYTLGEEPETPSQTEELPSEELSKQLEKLLKENTNNQGVYEWIETNLSEPQVASNTLVRALMTAVCYSAIIFESPLRVDVAVLKARAKLLQKYLNDEQKELQALYALQALVVTLEQPANLLRMFFDTLYDEDVVKEEAFYSWESSKDPAEQQGKGVALKSVTAFFTWLREAEEESDPN, encoded by the exons ATGAACAAAGCTCCACAGCCCAcaggccccccgcccgccccgtccCCCGGACTCCCGCAG CCGGCGTTCCCCCCGGGGCAGGCGGCACCGGTGGTGTTCAACGCGCCGCAAGCGACACCAATGAACACGCCTTCTCAGCCCCGCCAG CACTTCTACCCGAGCCGGGCACAACCCCCCAGCAGCGCCGCCTCCCGAGTGCAAAGCGcggcccccgcccggcccggcccggccgcccacgTCTACCCTGCTGGCTCCCAAGTGATGATGATTCCCTCCCAGCTCTCCTACCAGGCCTCCCAGGGCGCCTACTACATCCCCGGACAG ggGCGCTCCACTTACGTCGTCCCGACCCAGCAGTACCCCGTGCAGCCGGGAGCCCCCAGCTTCTATACCAGCGCCAGCCCCACCGAGTTCGGCACCTACG CGGGCGCCTACTACCCGGCGCAGGGCGTGCAGCAGTTCCCGGCCGGCGTGGCCCCCGCCCCTGTCATGATGAACCAGCCGCCCCAGATGGCGGCTCCCAAGAGGGAGCGCAAGACG ATCCGGATTCGCGATCCCAATCAAGGAGGAAAAGATATCACGGAGGAAATCATGTCCGGGGCCCGGACCTCGTCCACCCCCACGCCCCCTCAG GCGGGTGGAAGTCTGGAGCCGCAGGCCAACGGAGAGGCCGCTCACGTAGCCGTCGTGGTCCGGCCGG ACGACCGGCCGCAGGGCATCCCGGCGGGAGGCCGGGCAGGAGCCGCTCCGGAGCAGAGCCCCTCGGAGTCCCCCTCGCagacccccctgccctccccggcCCGCTCGCCCCCCTCGCTCGTCGAGCAGGGGCCTGAGCCcggcgccccggccccggccggccccgggGACACAGGGACGCCGGGGTCGCCGGGGGTCGCGCCGGTGACTTTGCCGGCCGAGCCGCCCGTCCCCCACGAAGCCAGGGACCCGGCTTGCCCCTCCGCGCAGCCCCCCGGCCCTCCGGAGCCGCCGGCGGGGGAGGAGGCTTCGGCCCCGAGCCCGCCGCCCGAGCCCGAGCCCGAGCCCCCGGCCGCTCTCCGGGGCCCCGGttcccccccgccgcctcccgAGTCGGAGGCCGCTCCCGAGCCCAACGGCCTGTCTCCGTCCgaagagccggagccggagccgacGGCCGCGCCCCCGCCCCTGGCCTGCCCCCCGGAACCCGTTTTGGCCGCCCCCACCGCTCAGCCCGAGGAGCTGCCCAACGGGACCCCCTCGCCCCCGGCCACGGACCTGAACCCCATCTCGGAGCCCGAGGAGCCGCCCCAGGAGCAGCCCCAGGAGCAGCCCCAGGAGCCGCCCCAGGAGCAGCCCGAAGAGCTTCCGGCCACGGCCCTCCCCGACGCTCCCCTTGCCGTCCCCCCGGCTGCTCCCCCTgcccaagtggaggaggaggaggaagaggaggaagaagaagaagaggaggaggaggaggaggaggaaggtggtggtgaagaggaggagggcggagaggcccaggaagggaaaggaggggaatcgTCTCTCCCGGAGAGCACCCCCGTCCCGGCTCCCCCTACCCAGAGTCCTGAAGAAACAGCCACGGCAG tggcAGTGTCGGTGCCAAAGAGGAAGCGGAGAATAAAGGAGttgaacaagaaggaggccgTGGGGGATCTTCTAGATGCCTTCAAGGAG GTGAGCGATGGGGTGTCCGAGGTGGAAAACCAGCCCCCCgcaggccccggccccgccgcagagcccgagggcggcggcggcgcccctgccccggccccgcccgAGGATGCGGACGAAacctgggaggagaaagaggataaaACGGACAATGCCGAGAACATCCAACCCGGAGACCAGAAGTACCAGTACAAAGAGG AAAACTGGAAGCCCCTGAACCCCGAGGAGAAGAAACGCTACGACCGCGAGTTCCTGCTCGGCTTCCAGTTCATCTTCGCCAGCATGCAGAAGCCCGAGGGTCTGCCGCACATCAGTGACGTCGTGCTGGACAAG GCCAACAAGACCCCCCTGCGTCCTCTGGACCCCACCCGGCTGACGGGCATGAACTGCGGACCCGACTTCACCCCGTCTTTCGCCAACCTCGGCCGGCCGACCCTCAGTAGCCGCGGCCCTCCGAGgggcgggccgggcggggggcccggCGGGGAGCTGCTGCCCCGCGGGCCG CCAGCCGGCCTGGGCCCCCGCCGCTCTCAGCAAGGCCTCCGCAAGGAGCCGCGCAAGATTATCGCCACGGTGTCCCTGAGCGAAGACGTCAAACTGAACAAGGCCGAGAAAGCCTGGAAGCCCAGCAGCAAGCGCGGCCCCACGGAGAAGGAGCGGGGCGAGGAAGATGTCGACAGCAAGACCCAG gaccTGTTCCGCAGGGTGCGCTCCATCCTGAACAAGTTGACGCCCCAGATGTTCCAGCAGCTGAtgcgacaagtgacggagctggccATCGACACCGAAGAGCGGCTCAAGGGGGTCATCGACCTCATCTTCGAGAAGGCCATCTCCGAGCCCAACTTCTCCGTGGCGTATGCCAACATGTGCCGCTGTCTCATGGGG TTGAAAGTGCCCACGACGGACAAGCCAGCCGTGACCGTGAACTTCCGGAAGCTGCTGCTGAACCGGTGTCAGAAGGAGTTTGAGAAGGACAAGGACGACGACGAAGTATTTgagaagaaacagaaagagatgGACGAGGCCGCCACG CCCGAAGAGAAGGCAAGGCtcaaggaggagctggaggaggcccGGGATATCGCCCGACGGCGATCCCTGGGGAACATCAAGTTCATCGGGGAGCTGTTCAAGCTGAAGATGCTGACGGAGGCCATCATGCACGACTGTGTGGTCAAGCTGCTCAAGAACCACGACGAAGAGTCCCTCGAGTGCCTCTGCCGCCTGCTCACCACCATCGGCAAGGACCTCGACTTTGAGAAGGCCAAG CCCCGCATGGATCAGTACTTCAACCAGATGGAGAAGATCATCAAGGAGAAGAAGACCTCATCCCGGATTCGATTCATGCTGCAGGATGTGCTGGATCTGCGCAGG AGCAGCTGGGTCCCGCgccggggagaccagggccccaAAACCATCGACCAGATCCACAAAGAGGCTGAGCTGGAAGAGCATCGGGAGCACATCAAAGTGCAGCAGCTCATGGCCAAGGGTGGTGACAAGCGCCGGGGGCCGCCCGGACCACCCCCAGGCA GCCGCGGTCTGATTGTGGACGACGGCGGCTGGAACACCGTCCCTATCAGCAAGGGCAGCAGGCCCATCGACACCTCCCGCCTCACCAAGATCACCaag cCTGGATCCATCGACTCCAACAACCAGCTGTTTGCACCCGGGGGGCGGCTGAGCTGGGGCAAGGGCAGCAGTGGCGGCACTGGGGCCAAGCCTCCTGAGACAG cGTCCGAGTCGGGCCGCTCAGCCACTAGCACCTTGAACCGCTTCTCAGCCCTTCAGCAGGCGGCACCCGCGGACAGCGCAGATACCCGGCGAGTAGTACAGAG GAGTAGCCTGAGCCGGGAACGGGGCGAGAAGGCcggagagaggggagagcggGGCGAGAGGGGCGAGCGGGGCGAGAGGAGCGAGCGGGGAGACAGGCCGGAGCGAGCCCGGGCCCCCCTCACCAAGCGCAGCTTCAGCAAGGAGCCGGAGGAGCGGAGCCGGGAACGGCCTCTCCCGACCGACGGGCTGCGCAAGGCGTCTAGTCTGACAGAGGACCGTGGCCGGGACCCTG CGAAGCAGGAGGCGGCCCTGCCCCCGGCAGCCCCCCAGAAGGCGGCCCTGTCAGAGGAGGAGTTAGAAAAGAAATCCAAGGCCATCATTGAGGAGTTCTTGCATCTCAATGACATGAAG GAGGCCGTGCAGTGCGTGCAGGAACTAGCCTCGCCCTCCCTGCTCTTCATCTTCGTGCGGAACGGCATCGAGTCGACGCTGGAGCGCAGCACCATCGCCCGCGAGCACATGGGCCAGCTGCTGCACCAGCTGATATCCGCGGGCCACCTCCTCTCCACCCAGTACTACCAGGG GCTCCACGAGATCCTGGAGGTGGCAGAAGACATGGAGATCGACATCCCCCACGTGTGGCTGTACCTGGCTGAACTGGTGACCCCCCTGCTGCATGAAGGGGGCCTTTTGATGGGGGAGCTGTTCAG GGAGATCGCCAAGCCTCTGAGGCCCCTGGGTAAGGCCAGCCCCCTGCTGCTGGAGATCCTGCGGCTGCTCTGCAAGGGTGTG GGTCCCAAGAAGACGGGGTCCCTGTGGCGAGAGGCGGAACTGAGCTGGAAGGAGTTCTTGCCGGAGGACCGGGACGTCAACGCCTTCATCGCCGAGCAG AAATTGGAGTACACGCTCGGGGAGGAACCCGAGACCCCCAGCCAAACAGAGGAACTGCCCTCAGAGGAACTGAGCAAGCAGTTAGAGAAGCTGCTGAAGGAGAACACCAACAACCAGGGCGTCTACGAGTGGATAGAG acCAACCTGAGTGAGCCGCAGGTGGCGTCCAATACGTTGGTGCGGGCTCTCATGACAGCGGTCTGCTACTCTGCCATTATCT TCGAATCTCCACTTCGGGTAGACGTGGCGGTGCTAAAAGCGCGAGCGAAACTGCTTCAGAAGTACCTGAACGATGAACAGAAGGAGCTCCAGGCCTTATACGCCCTCCAAGCCCTCGTAGTCACCCTGGAGCAGCCGGCCA ACTTGCTGCGGATGTTCTTCGACACGCTGTACGACGAGGACGTGGTGAAGGAGGAGGCCTTCTACAGTTGGGAAAGCAGCAAGGACCCCGCGGAGCAGCAAGGCAAGGGGGTGGCCCTCAAGTCCGTCACCGCTTTCTTCACGTGGCTGCGGGAGGCCGAAGAGGAGTCCGATCCCAATTGA